From Salvelinus sp. IW2-2015 linkage group LG18, ASM291031v2, whole genome shotgun sequence, a single genomic window includes:
- the flrt3 gene encoding leucine-rich repeat transmembrane protein FLRT3, with protein MTAQCKNFLLFLTRVGLLLGLANPLVTSASCPSACRCDGTFIYCNDRGLTSIPTGIPLDATVLFLQNNRIKSAGIPTDLKRLSNVEKIYLYCNNLDEFPQNLPIGVKELHLQENNIRMITHASLGQIPLIEELHLDDNSVSAVSIEEGAFRDSNHLRLLFLSRNHLSTIPSGLPQTIEELRFDDNRISSISEASLQDLINLKRLVLDGNLLNNRGIGEMAFINLINLTELSLVRNTLTSPPANLPGTSLEKLQLQDNHINRVPAGAFAFLRQLYRLDLSGNNLSSLPQGVFEDLDNLTQLLLRNNPWQCTCRMKWVRDWLRSLPTKVNVRGFMCQGPDKVKGMAIKDLSTDLFDCGGSDLGGSQGAPTFETSTVSNTLPPSHPQWPSFVTKRPVVKMPELSKNHRSTTTPSGRKIIRISVKSSSAETVHISWRVSVPMTALRLSWLKLGHNPSFGSITETIVQGEKTEYLLTALEPESSYRICMVPMETSNIYLSDETPVCIETETSSLKAYNPTTTLNREQEKEPYNNSSLPLAAIIGGAVALLAMIMLAIVCWYVHRKGSLFSRNCTYNKGRRRKDDYAEAGTKKDTSILEIREASFQMIPIHPVPVSKEEFVIHTIFPPNGLSLYKSPHSETSISNRSYRDSGIPDSDHSHS; from the coding sequence ATGACCGCCCAATGCAAGaacttcctcctcttcctgaCCAGAGTAGGACTACTCCTGGGTCTGGCTAACCCTCTGGTGACCTCAGCCTCCTGCCCCTCGGCCTGCCGGTGTGATGGGACCTTCATCTACTGTAATGATCGAGGCCTCACCTCTATTCCTACCGGCATTCCGCTGGATGCTACTGTACTCTTCCTCCAAAACAACAGGATCAAGAGTGCTGGTATTCCCACCGACCTGAAGAGGCTAAGCAATGTTGAGAAGATCTATCTGTACTGTAATAATCTGGACGAGTTCCCCCAAAACCTGCCGATAGGAGTCAAAGAGCTGCATCTACAGGAGAATAATATTCGGATGATTACGCATGCATCGCTGGGTCAGATCCCACTGATCGAGGAGCTACACCTGGATGATAACTCTGTCTCGGCGGTTAGCATCGAGGAGGGAGCGTTCAGGGACAGCAACCACCTGAGATTACTTTTTCTGTCCAGGAACCACCTGAGCACCATCCCGTCCGGCCTTCCGCAGACCATCGAGGAGCTGCGCTTCGACGACAACCGGATCTCGTCGATATCGGAGGCGTCCCTCCAGGACCTGATCAACCTAAAGAGACTCGTCCTGGACGGGAACCTACTCAACAACCGTGGCATCGGCGAGATGGCCTTCATCAACCTGATTAATCTCACCGAGCTGTCCCTGGTGAGAAACACACTGACGTCTCCGCCGGCTAACTTACCGGGAACCAGTCTTGAAAAATTGCAGCTCCAAGACAACCACATCAACCGGGTACCGGCCGGGGCTTTCGCTTTCCTCAGGCAGCTGTATCGACTGGATCTATCGGGCAACAACCTGAGCAGTCTGCCTCAAGGAGTGTTTGAAGACCTGGATAACCTCACGCAGCTCCTGCTCCGTAACAACCCATGGCAGTGTACTTGCCGGATGAAGTGGGTGAGAGACTGGTTAAGGTCGCTGCCGACAAAAGTCAACGTTCGAGGGTTTATGTGCCAGGGGCCGGACAAGGTGAAGGGCATGGCTATAAAGGATCTGTCTACTGACTTGTTTGACTGTGGAGGCTCTGACTTGGGCGGGAGCCAGGGGGCCCCTACCTTCGAGACCAGCACCGTCTCTAACACCTTACCCCCCTCACATCCACAATGGCCCTCCTTTGTCACTAAAAGACCAGTGGTGAAAATGCCTGAACTGAGTAAGAACCACCGCAGTACTACGACACCATCAGGTAGAAAGATCATCAGGATCAGCGTGAAGTCGAGCAGTGCAGAGACAGTGCACATCTCCTGGAGGGTTTCTGTACCCATGACTGCCCTAAGGCTTAGCTGGTTAAAACTGGGCCACAACCCTTCATTTGGTTCCATCACGGAGACCATCGTACAGGGGGAGAAGACGGAGTACCTCCTAACAGCTCTAGAACCGGAATCCTCATACAGGATATGCATGGTTCCCATGGAGACCAGCAACATTTACCTGTCGGATGAGACGCCGGTTTGCATTGAGACAGAGACCAGTTCTCTGAAGGCCTacaaccccaccaccactctgAACCGCGAGCAGGAAAAGGAGCCTTACAACAATTCCAGTCTGCCTTTAGCCGCGATCATCGGAGGGGCTGTGGCTCTGTTGGCAATGATAATGCTGGCGATCGTGTGCTGGTACGTGCACAGGAAGGGTTCGCTGTTTTCCAGGAATTGCACCTACAACAAGGGCCGAAGGAGGAAGGACGATTACGCAGAGGCGGGGACGAAGAAGGATACCTCGATCTTGGAGATACGAGAGGCCTCTTTCCAGATGATTCCTATACACCCCGTGCCCGTGTCCAAAGAGGAGTTTGTGATACATACCATTTTCCCTCCGAATGGATTGAGTCTGTACAAAAGCCCGCACAGCGAGACCAGTATTAGCAACAGGAGCTACAGAGACAGTGGAATACCTGATTCAGACCACTCCCATTCATGA